The following are encoded together in the Cynocephalus volans isolate mCynVol1 chromosome 4, mCynVol1.pri, whole genome shotgun sequence genome:
- the LOC134376580 gene encoding olfactory receptor 8K5-like: MGQQNLTLLTEFVLMGVTRRPELQLPLFCIFLIIYMIIVVGNLGMIILTKVDSCLHTPMYFFIRHLAFIDLGNSTVICPKMLANFIVEQNTISYYACAAQMACFILFIVSELSILSAMAYDRYVAICNPLLYNVIMSPRLCHVLVGIPYLYSAFQALMFTVKIFTSTFCGSNIISHFYCDVVPLSPMLCSNAQEMQLLIMLFSAFNLISSLLVVLVSYMTILLAICRMHSAVGRTKAFSTCGSHLTAVVVFYGSLLFMYMQPKSTHSFETDKTASVFYTLVIPMLNPLIYSLRNKEVKNAFYSVLKTQCKHHI, encoded by the coding sequence ATGGGCCAGCAGAATCTAACATTGCTGACCGAATTTGTTCTGATGGGAGTCACAAGGCGGCCTGAGCTGCAGCTTCCCCTTTTTTGCATCTTTCTCATCATCTACATGATCATAGTGGTGGGCAACCTGGGCATGATCATTTTGACCAAGGTGGATTCTTGTCTGCATActcctatgtatttttttatcaGACACCTGGCTTTCATTGATCTTGGTAATTCTACTGTGATTTGTCCCAAGATGCTGGCAAATTTTATTGTGGAACAAAATACTATTTCCTATTATGCATGTGCCGCACAGATGGCTTGCTTCATTCTGTTCATCGTGAGTGAACTTTCCATCTTGTCAGCCATGGCCTATGATCGCTACGTGGCCATCTGTAACCCTCTCCTCTACAATGTTATCATGTCTCCAAGACTTTGTCATGTGCTGGTGGGCATTCCATACCTCTACAGTGCTTTTCAGGCTCTGATGTTCACTGTTAAGATTTTTACATCAACCTTCTGTGGTTCTAACATCATCAGCCATTTCTACTGTGATGTTGTTCCCTTGTCACCTATGCTTTGTTCCAATGCACAGGAAATGCAATTGTTGATCATGCTATTTTCAGCATTTAATTTGATCTCCTCCCTCCTGGTAGTCCTTGTATCTTACATGACAATTCTGCTAGCCATATGTAGAATGCATTCTGCAGTAGGCAGAACAAAAGCTTTCTCCACATGTGGTTCTCATCTGACAGCAGTGGTTGTGTTCTATGGGTCTCTACTCTTCATGTACATGCAGCCCAAATCCACTCACTCGTTTGAAACTGATAAAACAGCCTCTGTGTTTTACACTTTAGTGATCCCCATGCTTAACCCCTTGATCTACAGCTTAAGAAACAAAGAGGTAAAAAACGCCTTCTACAGTGTCTTAAAAACTCAGTGCAAACATCATATTTAA
- the LOC134375305 gene encoding olfactory receptor 8K3-like has protein sequence MEKHNLTVVNEFILTGITDRPELQAPLFGLFLIIYVISVVGNLGIIILTKVASRLQTPMYFFLRHLALTDLGYSTTVGPKMLVNFVADQNTISYYFCATQLAFFLVFIVSELFILSAMSYDRYVAICNPLFYTIVMSQRVCRLLVAIPYLYCTFVSLLVTIKIFTLSFCGYSIIRHFYCDSVPLLSLLCSNTQEIELIILILAAFDLISSLLVVLVSYLLILVTVLRMNSTEGRRKAFSTCGSHLTVVIVFYGTLIFMYVQPKSSHSSNTDKVTSIFYTLVIPMLNPLIYSLRNKDVKYALQRTLNNLCNIFHYV, from the coding sequence ATGGAAAAACACAACCTAACAGTGGTGAACGAATTCATTCTGACGGGCATCACTGATCGCCCTGAGCTGCAGGCTCCATTATTTGGGCTGTTTCTCATCATCTATGTAATCTCAGTAGTTGGCAACTTGGGCATTATAATTCTCACCAAGGTGGCCTCCAGGCTGCAAACCCCCATGTACTTTTTTCTCAGACACCTGGCTCTTACTGATCTTGGTTATTCGACAACTGTGGGACCTAAAATGTTAGTAAATTTTGTTGCAGATCAGAACACAATCTCCTATTATTTTTGTGCCACACAGCTAGCTTTCTTTCTTGTCTTCATTGTTAGTGAACTTTTTATACTCTCCGCAATGTCCTATGATCGATATGTGGCCATCTGTAACCCTCTCTTCTACACAATTGTTATGTCACAAAGGGTATGTCGACTGTTGGTGGCAATTCCTTATCTCTACTGCACATTTGTGTCTCTTCTAGTTACCATCAAGATTTTCACCTTATCCTTCTGTGGCTACAGTATCATCAGACATTTCTACTGTGACAGTGTCCCCTTGTTATCTTTGCTTTGCTCAAATACACAAGAAATTGAATTGATAATTCTGATATTAGCAGCTTTTGATTTGATTTCATCTCTTCTGGTAGTTCTTGTGTCTTACCTGCTCATCCTCGTAACTGTTCTCAGGATGAACTCTACTGAGGGCAGGCGCAAAGCTTTCTCTACCTGTGGATCCCACCTGACTGTGGTCATAGTGTTCTATGGGACATTGATATTTATGTATGTGCAGCCCAAATCCAGTCATTCCTCCAACACTGATAAAGTGACTTCCATATTTTACACCCTGGTTATACCCATGTTGAATCCCTTGATCTATAGCTTGAGgaacaaagatgtaaaatatGCCTTACAAAGAACATTGAATAACTTATGCAATATTTTTCAttatgtatga